In a single window of the Antennarius striatus isolate MH-2024 chromosome 3, ASM4005453v1, whole genome shotgun sequence genome:
- the LOC137592515 gene encoding aquaporin-3-like, translating into MGRQKIYLEKLSRFFQIRNLLLRQAMAECLGTLILVMFGCGAVAQQVLSSGSHGMFLTVNFAFGFAATLGILVCGQISGGHLNPAVTFALCLLGRERWRKFPMFFLFQTIGAFFGAAIIFGMYYDALWDHPGNFHVSGPNATAGIFATYPGKHLTIVNGFFDQIIGTAALIVCILAIVDPYNNPIPQGLEAFTVGFVVLVIGLSMGFNSGYAVNPARDLGPRIFTAMAGWGTDVFTARRGWFLVPIFAPFLGTIIGVMIYQFMVGFHVEGEVRDQKEAEEENVRLTNISTKDNPKNSKEAF; encoded by the exons ATGGGCAGACAGAAGATCTACTTGGAGAAACTCTCTCGGTTCTTCCAGATCCGCAACCTGCTGCTTCGTCAGGCCATGGCTGAATGCCTTGGGACCCTCATCCTGGTG ATGTTTGGTTGCGGTGCTGTGGCCCAGCAGGTTTTGAGCAGCGGTTCCCATGGCATGTTCCTCACTGTCAACTTTGCTTTCGGATTCGCCGCCACTTTAGGCATCCTGGTGTGTGGCCAGATATCAG GTGGCCATCTGAACCCTGCAGTGACCTTTGCCCTGTGTCTGCTTGGAAGAGAGCGCTGGAGGAAGTTCCCCATGTTCTTCCTCTTTCAGACAATCGGCGCCTTTTTCGGTGCTGCTATCATTTTTGGCATGTACTACG ATGCTCTGTGGGACCATCCCGGAAACTTCCATGTAAGCGGACCAAATGCCACGGCCGGCATCTTCGCTACCTACCCTGGGAAACATCTCACCATCGTCAACGGCTTCTTTGATcag ATAATTGGCACAGCAGCGCTTATTGTCTGTATTCTGGCCATTGTGGATCCGTACAACAACCCCATCCCACAAGGCCTGGAGGCCTTCACCGTGGGCTTTGTGGTTCTGGTCATCGGCTTGTCTATGGGCTTCAACTCCGGTTATGCTGTAAACCCTGCCAGAGACCTCGGACCACGTATTTTTACCGCTATGGCTGGGTGGGGCACAGATGTTTTCAC GGCTAGGAGAGGTTGGTTCCTGGTGCCCATTTTTGCACCTTTTCTGGGCACCATCATCGGCGTGATGATCTACCAGTTCATGGTTGGCTTCCACGTGGAAGGAGAAGTACGTGATCagaaggaggcagaggaggagaacgTCCGACTCACTAACATCAGCACCAAAGACAACCCCAAAAACTCCAAGGAAGCATTCTGA